A region of the Sminthopsis crassicaudata isolate SCR6 chromosome 6, ASM4859323v1, whole genome shotgun sequence genome:
gaagagagaagttggtgactctggactccagaatcaaaGATTCTGCTTGtctgcctcctttacttctccccttaaagaccaaggactttaatttatcctgactctggctgaccccaaGGACCTCTAGGAAGCTAGCCTGTACTCTACACTGATCATCTGCTTTTAAAAAGTCAAGTAAATGAGTTTGCTTCAGATATAAATTTAACATactgataaataataatattatttaagtgTCATGTGTAACGTGAGGAAGAATATTTGTAATGTGTGGGAATGCCTTTGAGTAAGGGACACAGttaaaagagagggaaagtaCCAAGAAAAATTGAGGTTTATTGTCCCACAACATTCCTTTGCATGAAGGGTTAAACAATGCAACAAATCTTGTCCAATTCCAAAAGTTAGCAATAAATCATAGGCACTTTTCCAGCCCAGGTGGGCAGAAAGAAACCGGAAAAGTGGATTTATGCTCAAAATAAACAGAAAGGTCTATGCCTACTAGAATTGGACTGCACCAGTCCACTGAGCATACCACTTAGAACATTCAGTAGAGTAAATGATAAAAAACCAAGGTTGTATcctagaaaaaagagagatttccAGGCCCACAGGAAATAGTAAGTTTTGGCAATTAAGATGGAATATATACCAACTGATAACTCTGGTGCTTACTACACTGTTTTCCACCATAAGATTTTCTTTCTGGATAGATTATTTGACAGATATTTCTTCTAGAAGAAGCAGTGGTCTTAGGCTCATACTAGGGAACAAAGAAAAGACTGGCAAAACCCCAATAACTCCATGGTCTCCCCATAGTGGCTTTTCTTCAATATATTGTGATCACAAGTATCAAATCCCTATCCCAGAAGACTCTTGTCTTTGTCTTCCAAGCAAGTGGGAAGCACCTCCTCCTGCACTTTTTCTGAAATTTCTCCCAATACACAAAGTCCAACATTTAGTGTCTTGTCCTAACTTCCTGCTGAAGCCAGCCCTGGAGAGAGATGGAATAGATGAAACACAAGGGTGTAGAATAGTACATCATTTTGGTGGGGAATCCCTGACCCCAACTCACCCAAGTCAGGGAAGCACAAAGTTCCTAAGGCCAAAGAACTTTTCCTTGTGGCCCCTGGAGGTTGAACCAAAGATATAGAAAATGAATCATTATTTATCTCATAGAGCACTTAACTTGGTAGGGGTAATACTTAATTCCCAATTTGGCAGAAGATTTCAGTATGAGGAGGTCTCTATCTCTCATCTCTTGCTGAATCTGAGATAGAGTGCTTCCTCTCTTAGACCAAACTCTAAACCACATTTCTTAGTGTCAGGAAAACATCATTCTTCCTGAAATTATGAGAAGAGTGGAATTCTTGTCAGAAAAGATGGGCAAATGAATTGTTATTTCAGCTGAGTTACAGATGAGATGAGTTAGAGAAGACATGTAATTATGTTCAAATATTGAACCAATAGAATCATGCAGGGCATAGTAAGCATAATTTACTGGAATcaacatgaaaaaaatgagagtaatatGTTAATGTTCTATAGGCAGTGACTTaattaaatagttaaaataaaaggTTCTAATCCATAGCACtgtgttaaaaaaagaaatcgtCTTTTTTGATGAAAGAGTTCTCTCTCATTGGACAATTTcaagaaaaaactaaataattGTTGATGGAAACATTGGACAAAAGATTCTTGGTTAGCAACAACTTCAGAATTTTTTCTCATTGTTCCATTCCATGATAACCTAATTTTATGACCTAAAACTCTAAATTGcaattagcaagtatttattcATTACTTGTTCTGTGAAAGTCCCTGAGTATTATTTGATATACAAATGTGTACTAGGACAAATTCCTAATCTAAAGGAACTCAAATTaccttttagcatttttttttttcatttaaatcagGTATGTCCTGTAGATCTTTCCTGAATGATAAGGTCCAGTATACATATGCCTTTCAGATAGCTAGCAAGGGATCCACTCTTCACCTGACATCCATCCATTTGATTCTACCTTTTGACTGGAATTGAATAGAGTGtttctttaagatgaaaaaagaaggaaaattttcttcagtgatctGAAAGAGGATCTGCTCAAGAATATTCAACATGTGACTTTCAAGGAATTAATTATAACAAAACATGGAATACTTTTGAGACAGTAACAGCAAGacaatgtgatgatcaactatgaaagacttgattctcctcagtggttcagtgatctaaaccaatcccaaaagactttgaacagaaaatgtcatctgcatctaggaaaaagaactatggaggttAAATGTAAATCACATTTGCTGTGTTCaatcattatttctgtgtttttttcttccctggtatttttcccttttgttctgctttttctctcccaatatgattcataaagaaatgtgcaataaaaattaaatttcatttaaaaatctagtGCCCCCAAACTTTAGAATGAATGAAgcttttgatttctcttctgttaTCACGGTGCCATCATCAAATATGATTTTCATCTGTGGAGACACAGACTCCATTACTTTTCTACTGCACTGACTGATTTTGAAATTTATGGTATTATTCATCTCTTCCTGGCATTTTCCACATTTCCTATTGAAATTTTTGGCCATTTCGGTGGTACAACACTATTTTCTCATACGCAAATGGAGATTGAAGGTTTTACAGATTTGATAAAAAGCTTCAATCCCGAAATAAATCCTAAAGATATTTTCCTAAAGATTTTCTAGAGTCAGTCTATGCTTGCAGATGTTCAAAAAAAGGACTTGCCAAAATGGTATATTTTATGTGTTCAGGAGAACTTTCCTTAACCAATGCATCTTTCCTTAACCAATGTAAATCATAATCATAACCAACTGAGTTCTAATGTTGACAATGCAAAATACTTCGTGGCCCATGCTCTCCCTCACATACATCAATCTGAGCAAAAGAGACATAATGCCTTAAAAGAAATACAGATCTTTCTTGGAAGGTAACATTTCTCTTCTACTCTTGGCCTTAGTACAATGTACTTACAATATTCACCAGTTAGTTATCTGTTCTATGGATGATGTAGAAATAGCATGACTTAAATACTGTGTCTATTGCTTTAGTTGTCCCCTTTTGTCATTTTATGATTGAATTCtggaagaaaacaatgaaattacCTCACATAATAGGCTGTTATTTCTGCCAGAGCAACTTAATGAACatgattttcttcctctttcacctCCTTCTGATTATGAGTCTAGGTAATATCTGGGCTACTTTTCTGGAGGGCCTCcaaagggccttggtctcagcaggataagCACAAAATGGGCAAGAATAAAATTCAAAGGCTTTATTATCTCTTACACAGTCTGTCTGttatagtctgacccagtctcttCAGCattctgccagtctgccagtctcaaccagtctccctcccattctgactttgtccccagtgtaaataccctattataattacatcattacaatatactgaatatgtgtgaaatagaaaaccattatttcCTCAGTTCCACTGACTTAACTCCttatttcaaatatacttctccagagttgcAGTTCTCTAAAAGTCTACATCAGAAAAGAGTTACAACAACCCCATTCCAATTTAGCTCCTTTCCATTGGCCTAATTCAAGACTTTGCAAAGTTCAAAGTCCCTTGTGGAATTTGGAAGGATGATCGTTGCTTACAGGAGTGGTATTTCCAAGGGCAGTTTTTTCCAggacaaataaaatatatgaaaagttaAAAATTCAAATGCAGGAAAGAGATAAAGTCATTAGAGAAAATGTATCTGAGGCTAATCTCACGAATCCAACACTCTAAACATTCTCACACATACTGGCTTTCCCTGTTCCAACAATATACTCACAAGCATGCCGAAAGGCTACGCTCCTTTTGTCGTCTCTAGATTTGGCAAGTGTAGAGCTGAGTTCTTTGCAATTTATTTGGCAAGGGCTGTGGGGGAGGTGAGGGGATCTCCTTTCTTCCAGGAGTTGTGGAGACCATGCCATGCTACATGAATGATTAATCTCCATGTTTCTCTCAAACTAAATTGTCATAGTGCAGGTCAGATAATTCACAAGGTCTCCAATTCTGCTACAAATGGAAGagcctttctttcatctttcagcCCATACAATTGCCCAACCCTGTTTCATTGAGTAGGACCAATGAATGAAGGTTATCTTGAGCAtcaatgacaagaaaagatacaTCTATCACTTTTGGCATGATTTGATTTCATATCTAGAAAACTCTAGAGAGTCAAacgaaaataaaatggaaataacaagaGTCCTTTCCCCAATGTCTCCATCAAGAAATTCCTAAATCTCTGCTTGAAACATTTTGAGGAAAAACTCAGTTGCCCCTAAAAGTTCATTCCTCTTTTAGACAACTTGACCAAAGGGGAGaacaaatttttcttattttgtaactAAATCAAACTCTGTAGAATATTGACTTGTTACTCCCATTACTTTCCTATTGTTTCAAGTGGAACATTTTAGTTTCTCTGGCAAGAATCTGTTACTTTAAAAGTAGCATAGTTGCATGGTCTCTCTCATTCATATTACTCTTTTTTAGCTCAAATATCAGTCATTCTTTTGCACAGACTTTCTATACCCTTCATTACCATCCACTTGTGATTCCAagcataattttgttttcttgataatAAGTAAGCCTGAGATTGTGCCTAGGAGAAGaagttttctattattttcaattttcttgcTTCTCCCCCCCTTTGTACTGTATTCATTACTCATGCAAAGGCACTTCCATATATTCCAAATATTCTTCCTTACATTACacatggcctcagacattttctagttgtatgaccctagacaaatcatttagccacaattgcctctcaaaaataaaaaataaaaacaaagtcacagagagagagaaaagaaacaaaccacCAACAAAATATCAACCAAAAAATCCCCACAACCCAAGATCTACTTGTAAATGTAACTAGTTGAGTGGATCTTGTGTTATGAAACTTGTTAAAAGTTTATTCAATGACTTTGTCCATGATATTGTTGCTCATGTGGTACTTATGTTATACAGTTGTGTCTCATTCTGTGAATCAGACCACAGTTCACCAACTCCTTCTCTCAACCATTATCTCTCAAAGATTGCTCAAATTCTAACTTATCTCCATGATTCTGTCCATCCATCTTATTCTCtcctatctaattttctttttgcctACAATATCAGCATCTTTTCCAGTGAGTTCCATCTTTCCATTGTGTACACTGATTTTTAAAGATTCTGCTTCAATGTTTGATCTTCTAGTGAATAACCTCAATTGATTTCTAGAACAATTGAAATATTTGCCATTTACAATCCCAGGGACTAGAAAAAGTCTTTTGCTGACCCTTAATTCCAAAGTATGAATTCTGAAAGACTCAAGAATTCTTTACTTTAACCTCTCAAAAGCTGAGATTTACCAAGTTCAACTGAATTTGCGTCTCCCTTTCCCTATAACattgttttgcatttttatttttaacaaatgtcAAATGATTTCAATGGCTACAGTTGATAATATGGTTTGAGGTTTGGTGTTTTTTTTCAAGAGGAGATCACAGAATTTCATCAATcaattttccttttaagtatCTAAGCCCAAAGATACATTAAAAAATCTCagaaaacaaaagatagtttGAAATCATGGATGattcaatgaataaataatatgatCACCAAAATATTCTAAATGAAGTAGGTCcttgaacaaagaaaagaatattattactCCTGCattatttttgtctcatttttattgTTCCATGACAACCAACTACTTATATGCCCAAGGTATTGTAACAAGATATATTTGATGGAAATAATAAGCCTTTGGAACAGATTTCTTGATCCAATGATCACTCTACAATTACATAATTGATGGAAAAGTGAGAGGCTAAATATCTTCAAGTACATATTCACTGGTTAGAAACCATTCTACTCAGAAAATTAGCATTCTCCCATAAATCTTCTCTCAGAGGTATGTTCAATTCACTCAAAAAAGAATTGTTAACAAGACAACTCACACAAACAAggggaaaattaaaattctaattttccaagtaataaaacaataattcatAATGCTGCATGGAATTATTAAAGATTAGAATTGGAAACCAGACtgtcatttatttaaattcacCAATTATTTTCcaccaatatttttaaaatgtaattcacATATTGTCTGCTAtatggaaaataattcaaaacagCAACTGATCCTATTCAGCCTCTATTCTTAAATCAGGCAATAAGACGTTTTCAAAATGCTACaacattcatataaaataaagatgaatattagagaaaacagaggcaaatgaATCAGATACATTTATCATATTTCATTATGACTATCAGATGAAAGGAGTTCCTTGACTATGACTGGTGAGCTTGAGAACATCTGGCTTCTCAGGGAGTAGCTTTCTTTTTAAGTATCCCCAGAGTATTTTGCTCTGATCTTAGAAGGATCACAAAGCACTTGGGAGCAAAAATGCAAGTAAGAATCCCAGCACTGGAGGTCAAGATGGCAAAGATTTCCAAGGCCACAATGGCCTTGCCCTTGGAGCTCTGGTAGGAGGGCAGGAAGGAGATCCAAACACTGCAGAACACAAGCATGCTGAAGGTCAGGAACTTGGCTTCGTTGAAAGTGTCTGGCAGGTTCCTGGCCAGGAAAGCCACAGTGAAGCTGGCCAAAGCCAGCAAGGCCATGTAACCCAGGACACAGTAGAAGATGAGGAGGGAGCCCTCATTGCATTGGATGATAATGGAGCCAGGCTCAGAGTGGATGTCCATCTCTAGAAAGGGGGGATATGTCCCAAGCCAGATGCCACAGAGACACATTTGAATGAGGGTGCAGGTGAAAATGAGAGAGTAAGATGCTTTGGATCCCAGCCACCTGCGGAGCCTGCTCCCTGGTTTGGTGGCCCTGAAGGCCAGAACCACAGTGATGGTTTTAGCCAAAATGGAGGATACGGCCACTGTGAAGACAACTGCAAATGTGGTTTGGCGCAGCAGGCAGGTGGATGTGGTAGGATGGCCAATGAAGAGCAAGGAGCAGAGGAAGCAGAGACTGAGGGAGACCAGCAGAGTGTAGCTGAGACTGCGGTTATTAGCTTTGACTATGGGGGTGTCCCTGTGCTTCACAAATATCCCCAGGACCAGCAGAGTGAAGAGGGAGAAGCAGATGGCTGTACTGGCCAGAGTCATTCCCAGAGGTTCCTCATAGGCCAGGAAGGTCACAATCCTGGGAAGGCAGTGATCTCTCTTCTTATTGGGATATTGATCTTCAGGGCACTGCAGGCACTCCTCTGCATCTGTAAACAATAAAATCATGCTATATCCCAGCTAGATTAGTTTTTTGTCACCCACAAAGcacagttttattattttcacaTCAAGTTCAGTCTCATTTTGGACTTCATGTAAGTCAGAAGGACAAGAATTTTAAAGGCTGAATAAGATAAAGACACGTCAGTAGTGTCATTTCCCCACAGATGGATTAAATAATGTACTGAATGTATTTGTTCCctaactaaacaaaaaattaaactctCTGAAATACATTTCCACAAGAAATCACTTACAATGAGTCCTAAAAGGTCACTTTATATTTAATCCAATATTTTCAGAACAGAAATAAGACATTGTCAAATCAATAATTCTGTCAATTTCATCATGGGGGAAAGtcaagaattaattttaaaaattagactaaaaagtatttttgatGTGTTTTTCTGAAAGTAAGGTCATAAGTATAAATCCTCTGGGTTCATATGGAACATGATACtgatcatgcaaaaaaaaatttcttcaaataaagTACTTTCCATAGcaattttgaaatttataaagCAGAAAATATATTGTGTATTTATGACAATGTTTCCCTAGGTTACCGACTATAGGAAATGAGGATTTCAAACTTGGCTCCTTCAGGTTTCCCCTTTGTTAGTGTTATACTCTTATTGGCTGTATGAACATTATTGCTCTAGCATCTAATAATATAACTCTCAGAGGATCTATTTCGTCTataatgtacatgtgtatatttctttcatttgtttgcttCATTGTTAATGAACAGTACTATCATTTACTTTAAGATTTATTTACACTTATGATATGGGGCCAAAGAGTGAAAGTCAAAGAGACACCTGTGAATAATTATGGAAAACATTGATTCTCAGAGTTATTTGATAAAAAGCATTTAATCAAATGGTAAATTGGCTTGGAGATAAGTCATTTTTCAATAAGAGGGAAGTGTTAAATTTAGTATTTGCTgtgaaaatattaaaggaaaaataccTTTGTTAAGACAGTTtaggggcagagccaaaatggcagaggaGACACCAGCTTCATTCTAAGCTTCTCCTTTACCCTCAttattaattaccaaattcagcctcagaaatagtccTTAACTGGTAAAATCCATAAATACTGGGAGTACATcaaattaccagctgaagataatctggaagatctctGGAAAAGGTTTGTCTTGATCAGCTGGAGCAGGCCAGCACAGGCAGGAAGGCACAACACAGAGGCTAGTACACTGAGCATATCAGGGTGGGGGCAGTCTCCCTATGGGTGGAGATTTttcagggaggactctaccacaggttggctgttCTTCTTTGGTTGTAAAGcagtagattagcagagaagttacaaaaaggccaaagatagagtgtactccaaaaaactccagaatctaacaggatctggctacatTCACCCAGCacaggaagtgactcagcacagaccaaaGCACAGCTGTGCTGCCACATCCCACAACTCATAGCTTTTGCGTGGGGCAGCCAAAAATCTGAACAGCAGGGGGGCTCTGCCCGGGGCAATATAACTTCTACCATATGTCCATGCTTCCCAAGGCATAAACACTTCTGGTGCAAAGATATTCccagggcacttccacagctccACTGCTTTTAGCAGCCCATTTGCAAGATAGCTACTATCCTTGcactgcagaggaagctggtaacccccTTCCCATAAAGGCATActctaaattcttttaaaaatgatttaaaaggcCAAGCATACACTAACCATccatagcttctatacagaaagagaacaggttttcaaTAACAAGGAGATTAATAGCAGATAGTCTccaaacaaaaccccaaagggggatgtaacctggtctatgtcacacaaagctctcctagaagaaattatacctagaagaaaaatgggaacaggaaagggaagctatgcaaaagagtaaagaaaaggcatataactcacttAAATAAAAacttgataaagtggaaaaagaaaacaacttcctgaaatatgaattgaaaaaggtaaagtactcgcagggaaacagaatttgtgaattggaaaaggtaaagaaataccagtaaagtaggatttgtgaattggaaaagataaagaactcccaggaaaataagatttgtgaattagaaaaagaaaataacttggtaaaaaaaatatatatagtgaaatggaaaaaaatttcatagagcaaaacaactcatttaaaaactcaattggatatatacaaaagaagtaaaaaataaaagctaatgaagaaaataactcattaaaaatcataactgaacaaatagaaatgaatgattcattgagacggcaagaatcagtcaaacaaaaccaaaaaaatgaaaaaaatagaaaaactgttaattatttacttggaaaaacaacagacctggaaaatagacctaggagagataacatgaagattattggacttcctgaaaattatgatggaaaaaagagcctacatactattttataggaaatcatcaaagagaaatgcaCAGATTTTagtagaatcagaaggtaaactaggcattgaaagaattaattgaacaccttctgaaaaaaatcctaaaacaaaaactccaaggaatattgtggctacaTTTCAGAAGtatcagattaagaaaaaaatattacaagcaaccagaaaaaaacaaaaacaaaagcaaaaattcaaataccgaggagccacaataaggatcacttaagatctggctgcttccacataaAAGGACCAAAGAGCCTgaaatctaatattctgaaaggcaaaagaacttggaatgcatctaagaataaactacccatctaagctgaacatttttttccagaaaagaagattgacatttaatgaaacagttgaattccatttgtttctaatgaaacaactagagctaaacaaacaaaaaatataaccTCCAActgtaggactcaagagaagcagaaaaaggttaaaaaatctcTCGAGAATCTTAAGAACTCTATTTCTGTgatggacatacataaagagtgcatgtataatttgattttactgataaaatataaaaaatggaagtagaaatggaaaggggatagtatcagaaaaaggggaaaagggagataaaaagagggaaacaacatcccagtaagaggcaaaggaaacctatcatatctgaggcaatgtagagaaggggaggaacattggtgaatctcactctcatcagatttggctcaaagagaaaataattgacatatttacagagaaacttctctcacctcattaaaaagtggaagaagaaaaggagaaaggaaaacagtaataagagtaataagagaaaggtacaagaaaggggaagggtatcaaagggggtgggaggtattctaaagagggaaagctgtgtgaggcaagtggtgcacATGGTGCCCATAAGTTTGATACTAGGGAGGAGAGTAAAgggggataagaaaaagaaaagcataatctggtaTTAGGTTCTTTCTAGGTGGTAAGTTTGTATTTAAAAATTCTCTgcctcagaattcacacctttagttcacaacTTTAAAAGGACTATACAGCTTTaaacttctgaaaggagtttgcacctttaaaggagttcatacctttggaatacccacaatcccattctctgggaggatataaggagccaccaaggATGCCTCCAGAGACAttgagtctagactgggagattgagtttggatggcagtctggattgagtcaaaaaGAAGACTTcctgtggattcacaagtccagcaattctatacttttggaggggaaggctccagaagcctcccaagaaacctgctcacagaggaaaagagtATACAGAAAAGGAACCTCCTCCCAGAGATTCCgattgagagacaatcagaacatttgcaatctggggataataagatggcaaaaaatataaaattagtcactgacaatgaaacaatatcaatactaaacatataggcaccaagtggtatagcatctaactacctaaaggagaagttaagagagttgcaagaagaaatacacagaaaaactataatagtgggagttctcgaccttgcactctcagaattagataaattaaatcaccaaataagtaagaaagaagtcaaaatagGTAAATAGTAtactagaaaaataagatatgataaatctttggataAAACTGAATTAAGACAggaaggagtacactttcttctcagcagttctggaacctataaaaaaattaaccatatatatatatatatatatatatatatatatatatatatatatatatatatatatatatatatatacgtatatatatatatatatatatatatatatacgtatatatatatatatacacacatatatatatatacacacatatatatatatatatataaaagaccccaaaattaaatacagaaaggcagaaatagtaaatgcatttttttcagatcaccatgcaataaaaactacattcaacaaaaacctaagggtaaatagaccaaaaagtaactggaaattaaataatctcatcctaaagaatgattgggtgaaacagcaaatcatacacatatttcatccatttcatttcatCCAATCCATAGacatctttcattcatttatcaaactataattttacccaagagaatgacaatgagacaacatccTAAGTTtttgggatgtagccaaagcagtaataaagggaaattttaaatctttcgaggcttacttgaataaaatagagaaagagaagatcaatgaattgagcttgcaacttaaaaagctagaaaagaccaaattaaaaccccccaatcaaatactaaacttaaaattctaaaattcaaagtagaaaattgataaaaattgaaagtataaaaactattgaattaataaataaatct
Encoded here:
- the LOC141547595 gene encoding vomeronasal type-2 receptor 26-like; translated protein: MVLMELIPNVYNGVYLVAHALHQVLHSEAKEASDLARNSNLFWKLHHYLKCINSVINANDESCWNGTKPVAEAYDILNYKSLPGQIETLVKVGEVYPLAQRFTIKEEDIDWPEDFHQTPTSMCSVKCGPGFKKTSLENQPICCFICTPCPEGKISNQTDAEECLQCPEDQYPNKKRDHCLPRIVTFLAYEEPLGMTLASTAICFSLFTLLVLGIFVKHRDTPIVKANNRSLSYTLLVSLSLCFLCSLLFIGHPTTSTCLLRQTTFAVVFTVAVSSILAKTITVVLAFRATKPGSRLRRWLGSKASYSLIFTCTLIQMCLCGIWLGTYPPFLEMDIHSEPGSIIIQCNEGSLLIFYCVLGYMALLALASFTVAFLARNLPDTFNEAKFLTFSMLVFCSVWISFLPSYQSSKGKAIVALEIFAILTSSAGILTCIFAPKCFVILLRSEQNTLGILKKKATP